The nucleotide window AATTTCAGTTCCAAGTGTGATTAGTGGTGGTGGTGAGATATATGCATGCTATCATTTACATGGTTGGCTGGCAATCAGTCCTATCATGAATGGTGTGCAGATCATCTGTCCTTCTGATACGAAGTTATTCATACTTCAATACTAACAGTAAATATCGGGAATGAGAACCAGCCAGTTAGACATCGAAACTGTTTGGACGCCAAGTGTTAAAACCCAAGTGACTTCAACAGTCCTCACTTGAACTACCCGCGCCGTGTTGTGCCCCATGGCTGTGAAGATTGTGATCAAACTTGGTGTACCAACTAAAGGAGGTCGTGACAAAGTAATTTAAGAAATTACATGTAAACCTGTCATTAGTCTATTATCTATTTGTTTTATACATGTTAATTATGAAATACACTGCCCATTTGCACACaaataaaagtgaaaaataaacgcgatgtatttttgatttttttagaGAAATGAGAACACTTTTATTATTTGGACTCAAGTACAATTAGCAGCAAACATTACAAGAAACCAACCACGGTGTAGAAAAACAAGCTCCTAAGTCCTAACTAGTAACAAATACTTCAACTTATAGAGTATACATACACAAAAGAATAAGCAAAGCCGAACACGGCCATTACTCAAAAAACGAATCCCCCTACTATTGATCCGTAtaaattattataataaatctAAAACTAATGGGTTCGGACTCCCACTCTCATtcccaaatccaaaaacaagatgaagaaaatacaaaaattaatgGACTCGGCATCCACTCCCAAACCCAAATAAACCCTAAAATGAAGCTAGGGCCCATTACACCCTAGCCACCATGGAGAATGTCCTGACTGCCGAACTAGAAACTGCCACATGCAACACTACCACTAGTAGCTAAATCATCAGGCCAACCTCCATAAGGATGATGCTGTCAGTGACACCACCGCCACTGCCCGAATCTAGAAGCCAACACGGAGAGTTTCCTCATTTCAAATTTGGACAAATCCTGAGGGTAGCCTTTGAAGGAGGGGATCCACTGCCGAGCCATGCTGAAGTTCATCACTGCTACATGTATGGGTCTCCCAAGAAGACGATGCAAACAATCTCTTTTATGTGTTGAGCGGCCTGCAAGCACAGTGGGGTGCGACTTGTAGGGATAGTCCCTGACCTGACTTCTCGATCAGGCCTGTGGACGAGCACTAACCctgtcacaaggttcttctaCTACCTTATAAAGAATAAAGACTTTCAGTTGTGGTCTCTGGCGTCACGAAAAAGTAAGAGAAACATGGGGTTGTAAGGCGGTCCTTAACTTCTCATGGTTAACCATAGTTGAGATAGTTGCTCTGGAGAGGTTTTGATATTTGAATAGATGATAAGTTATATCTTTGTTCCGCCCTAGAGCCTCCTATTTATACACACTCGCTGGTTGTTTGTTGCTGAGGGATAATTAAACACATTCCTTTAGAACTAGTATACGTATTTGCAGTTGTACAATGATTATCTTTTCTTCTTAACTTAGGCTTATGCGAAGCCCAACTTAAGGATGTAAAGAAAACTAGTTTGAGTTGCAAGAATCGGCCCAACAAACTTAATACTCTAAAGTCTCcaaccaaaattacttttgggctcaaacaccaCCGCCGATGGCCAATGTCACGGCCATCATCTATGTGATAGCCTCCACACTCTTGACATTTGTATTTTTGGGAGGAAAAGGAATTGAAGAAGATAGGACCTGAAAATGAGGAGGGGCAGTAGAGAGAGATCAGAGATTGATAGGAAGAAGGAATTGAGAGAGCAGAGCAATTGATCAGAGACCGATCCGATTGAACACGAAATGAGGCCTGGCGGCGACTGAAACTAAGCGAGAAGAAAATTCTCATCATATTAGGTTGTTCTCGACCGAATTTTACATATTTTAGATTTAATTACTCGTCAAATGTTGCTAATGTAATGATATATTGTGGAAGTAGGTTGTACACGCCTTAATTGTTATCATCAAGACTTTCTCCATTCAAAATTTGTACTTTGATATAGAAAGAACCTAATTTAATAATCTCAATATCCGTTTGCTGTATGATTGAGATATAATCATTTCATTGTAGGTAAGGAGGTTCATCATCCAGTCTGGAGAATAGAGTGCATCACTAAATAAGAACCTCAACAACCATATGTAAGAACAAACTATACCTCCCCTCTACCAGCATTAGCATTATTGATAATCACACACCAACAAGTACTTGCTTATATGATtttttcaattgaagaggacCCATATCTGCCCAAATCAATCAATAGAAAGGGACCTTCCCCATTTTACACGCTTTTCTAATCTTTGGATTCTCCGAAGCTAGGTCAGCTAGTTGGTTCACATAAGGGCCCTATCATTCTAAAATTAATCCCTTTCCTTCTACCCTTTTGAAAATTTGATTCTTGAGGTTACTCTGTCTTTCTCTGTCAACCAACAAGATTTCCAATTTTTCAATTCAAAATAGGTGGGAACAGTTTCTTGCTTCTTTtaaaaaacaaacagaaaatgaaaaagtTGTGGTTTTGGGCCTTCTGGCAATGATGCTCACAGCCTCATAATAATGGCTTGCAGCTATTTCAAGAACCAGACCCCAAATCCCAAATATATGGACCCAAAAAGattgtaccttttttttttttgggacaacaAAGATTGTAGCTTTTAAATTTCAATAGAATATATGGCTTATGTAACAAATTCTGTAATCTCTTAATAATAAATCTAGAATTGCCTATTTGACAAAAGTACTAAAACTTGGAAAattccaaggaaaaaaaaaattatggctcCAGATAAACAGGCAGAATTGCATTGTTACTTCTAGATCCCCTACCAtgcccaaaagaaaagaaagacctTCTGACTCTAGAACTAGTACTGCTACTGCAACCTTCAATTGGACTGACCTCACTGACTTGGCTTTGCTGCTGCACAGCTTCTTGAACTGCCAAATAGAGCTGTCTATCATTAGATGAGTCCATAGAGAAAGACCTCCTTATGGGTTGGATGGAGAATTGCTCATCTTTGCCCCTAATGTCAATGCACTCATCACCCATACTAGTAACCTTGTTGTGAAACTTTCTTGCCTTTTTGGGCACAAATGTTCTAATTTGTTCCAATTTCCTTGGGGAAGGACTAATGGACCTCACAGACAACTCCCCTGAGTTCAATTTTTCTTGCACTCCAAGCATCAACGCTTGATCCGCCGGATTGTTTTCGTTGCTCAATTCGATCACCACGAAGTCGTCGTCGCCTCCATCGAGACTCCCAGGGGTTGGATTTTGAGGTGAAGAGCTCGGAGCCACGATTTGATCGAATTGGAACCGGGTTGTGTTGGATGAAATGCTTGTTCTACAAAGCGGGCAATTCGCGTTGTTTTGAAGCCAAACGTCAATGCAGTCAATGTGGAAAACATGGCTGCAGTTGGGTATGATCCTCAGCTTCTCATCTTCTTGAAACTCATTCAAGCAAACAGCACACTCACAAAACAAGCTTCCTTGTTCAAACCCACCTCTGTTCTTCCCTTCTTTCTTGAACTGCAACAATGGGATTGATCTAATCACAGCTTCATCGAGCCCTCGGGTCTCCAAACCCGGCGAGTACACCATTAGCTGGTCTTCGTCGCGCCGGTTTCGTGACAGTGAAAATCGCCTGAGGAGATCCACACGGTGCCAGTTGAGGCAGCACTTGATGACAAAGATGTAGTAGCTCACTAGCAAGAAAGCCGTGGCTATAATTCCTATTATGGCAATTGCTATAATGGGGAAGCTAGTGTCTGAATGATGAATAGGAGTCCCAAAGATTGAGCTTCCTGGACTTGTAATTGGAACAAGTGCTTGTGCTTCTGATGAAGAGACATGAATCAAGTAGCCTTTTCTTACAAGATCCATGGAATTAAAAACCAAATGGGGTTTTGTTAGATCTTAAAACTTATACAAGAAAGACCCAGAAACGCATGAAACTCAAAGGCATTGGCAAAGATCTGTAGTTCTGTACTACAGCCAGAGAGAAAACCCAGTTTGGACTATGAGTTGAAATCCAATCTGGGAATTAATgtatgagaaagagagagagagaaagaagaccCAAGTGGGAAATGGGAAAGGAATCGATAATGAATGAAAGTGACACGAAATTAATTGAATGAAAATGTAATGCTTCCCTCTTCAGGTCTTTCTATAGGATTTGGGGAAGGACTAGGGGAGGAGAGTCTCTGACTCTGAGAGGAGGAGTCTTAATGTGGCTCAGAGAATTACGTGCAGTTGGTAGATTTCTTTCTCTTGTAGGCTTTGGCTTCCTTGCTACGAGAGAGATTTTTTGGCTAGAAAATTGCTCAAGTGGATCTCGATAGTTGTAAGGTCTGTTATTAAAATGTTACAGACACGTATGGCGGTATGGGATTACTATAAAAGTGATAAAGGTTGGTATAGAATGGGCGGCTCTCCACCATAACTCAATAGGTGTGATAATGTTtaacaagaaattaaattatcTCAACTATGATTCACTAATTATGGTTTGTTACATTGCTAGTTCATTATTAGATTTCTAGAAGTATAATATGCTATTTGGGCATGAAAGTTGTAATAATCCTATCTCGATTTTagcttcattttttttattaatttattgcaTGCAAGGGTAACGAATATAAAGACTGCATCTTTAGAATGTAACTGAGCATGACATTAAAGTGATTGGTTGTATATATAAAACGTGAAGCACCCGATGACAACAACTCTAAAATGTTATGAAAGACAGACTATTTATATCACCTCAAACTCTTAAACTTTATCAATAATTTAAGATAAGCACATTAGTTCAAAAATGCGTTTATGTATCAAACAATTTAATAAATGAGAAGATCATGCTCCTACAGTCCTACTAGTTGTATGGTTTTGaacgagaaaagaaaaataaaggaaaaaagcCTTGACTTTCAACATTTTCCACATTCTTCTAAAACTCGTACTCATTCAGTCAATGATGATCAAACATAAAAGCAAAAAGTCCAACACCCACATGCAACCCACCATTGATATTCTTGACTCCACAGGCCCTAGCCGTTTGCATCGACAGAGGATAACATGCTCCACCCGCTATACTAGTTTGAAAAGATTGAACCAAAACTAGCATAGTATTAGTCTACACGTTTAGGGATAAAATCCactccaatccaatccaatccagtCGGGTCCCAAATAGAAAAAGCCATTTTTCCCATATAGAGGAGTCAAATCTATGAACAGTTTAGTATAATATtccaagaagaaaaacacaataaaaccaGAACCGACACTCTCCCCCATACTTGCAGTGTTGACGAAGCTTACACTGGGGTCGCTTGAGGGaagaaaaaactaaaacaaacagtCACTGGCTTTAGctccttttttttctcaaaaaaaagtGATTCTTCTTAGTCAAAGGTTGGGCAACTTTTTTTTACAGATTTTCCACACGATACCATCTTTTTGTTCACATCAGGATCACCGATCGATCACCTAATACGTCTTTTATAAATCTAAAAGCCAAAAGCCAATGGCTAAAAGCTGAAATCTGTAAAGCCTCTCTTTGTTTAATCAAGGATATGATCGATCGAGCTAATTAGCTCACTTATTGTTGAGTATGGACCTAGTGTTTCATTGGTTATCAATTTGCAGAAGGTTTTGCACTAACTTGCAGAATACGTTGATGTGATTGGAAATTAATGTAGGACGAGGAGGCACTGACAGTAGTGTTTTTATTATTACCCTTTACTAGACGCAAAGAATACAGGAGGGCACTGACCTCGACATCATGGGAGGGTGTAtatcttattattttgttgggaAATTAAATGCTGAGATTAACCTAGAGTTTTAGCCAAGCTAGGGAAGAAGTCGGTTTGAATTTAAGGTCGCTTTGTCAGCAATACGTcaaaatggaaaaaataaaataaaaaggaggTTTGTGCTAGAAAAGAATGATGATATAAGCTAAATTATTGATTGGTACATGCTTATTTGTCTCAAATGTAGAGAAATGTTTTCAAACATTATACCAAACGATCTCATGCATGTGTTAATGTATATTCATAATTCACATATAgtatttcatgattttcatcAACTATTTAATCTATGacatatgttttttttcttttttcttttttcttttttgtaaagTGAGAAGTCTTGATCAAATTCGATATGGAAGACCAATTATTCACATGtttgaataaacaaaaaatgtatACAGATAATAGATGATTTGGCGATATCAACGACCTATAGATGACTACATTTTTTTAGGCACCTATTTCTTTTTCAAAGATGAAGGGACTGCTTCAACCAGTAGTGGACTGTTGTTGCGCGAGAAATCAACACCAACATATTTTCCACGACCACAATGAAGATAAAGTTGGTATTTGAGTAATTTCGCATACTAGCTCACTAGCTAGAGAGCTAGTGTCATGTCATATTCTAGTGGCTGACATGCGCCATTCTAATTAACGTTATTGTTTCTTCACTTATCTAAATCTACTTCAAACTAACAACATGGTCTTCTTGGTCTCCAAGTAATTCGGTTTAGACCATGTACACATGCGTGTTCGATTCCTTGGGTTAATCAGCAATGGATATGACTATACAAATTAATTTGGTTGCTGCAAATCTGAACAGTAGAACAACGATAGCGTACCTAAAATGTATAAACAGCAAAAACAGATAAATACTATTGATTCTACATCTGCCTACATTGTAATTCACCAAAATATTAAATGTTTGGGACAATACGAATTAAAAATGGAACTGAAATAATTGATGTGAAGAAGCACATGGAACTGGGAAGATGGAAACAGCTGTTGCCTGTTGAACAAAGCAGATATATCTTGATACAGACGTTAGTCAGGAGAGATGTGAAAAATCCTTAATGTTTTCAGCGATAAGTGTACCTCCTTGTCTGTTGACTCGTATCGtttccaccaaaaaaaaaagcttcatATAATTACTTATTTATAATATAGATGTTAATATGTCGTTTAACTGGCATACAGTTCATAACTTCATATATTACCCTTAACCAGTTAGCCATACCCACTCTTCATTAACAATGCCTCAAGCGTCAAGCCTCGAGCTTCAAGCACTCAACTGACTCAAGCCCCAATAAACTGGGAAATTTATCCGAAGATTGTATAATGTACGTATGGACTTTTCAGCATTTTCCACTTTCTCATTGTATTAAACTTCGCTTcaattattctcaaaaaaaaaaaaaaaaaactttgcttCTATTTAAAAAACAACGCTTTTTGTTGGCGTTTGGTATTAGAATTTCTATATACTAGATATATGAATGGATTCCAATGCAAAAATTATTTCTATACCACGCCAATCTCTTATGAAATTGACTTGATTACTAGTTGAaatatgaattgatttaacCAGACCTCATGTCCTCATGCATAGTTCAATTAAATAGCTGCATGCTGAGCTTTTTATTATGGTTAACTTTGAGTTCCTAACCGGCATATCTCATCTTCATTTTTGATCTCTTATCAGAGTTAATTTTGAGTTCTTAACCCGACATAtctcatatttatttatttattttttttaaaggagtttggaacccagcctaactggaGGGCTCAGCTATTTTAAATATCTTACagatttatatttatttttgtttcatttgataTTTACCTACACCAAATAAGAAGACGAAGACTACCAAGAGATAGTTGGCCGGTGTCACAAGTAACCCTTTAAGTCATGTGGGTGCTTACGTTTTGGGGTTGCAATCACGCGACTGCACGAGGCTCTGCACTCCCTAGctaatttttcactttttcttgcATTCAATTTCATACCGAAAACATGCAAAGGCAAAATTAGGTAAAAAATTATAGGGTGCACGCGTCGACACGTGTTTTGAACCATCCATGcaaaattgacaaaaaaaaaaaaggagcgtCTTTGTTCTGGACCTTTCTGCGCTCTGGAAAACTTTGAGTAGCTACatatattttggatgaactCCAAAGGAAAAGAGCTATCTGGGTTTAATTTATTGGAAACAGGTTGACTCAGTTTGTTAATTGCATTTAAATAGATGTGAACACAGTCATATATAGTCGAATGTTGACAAATTTCAGCATGTTCGTTCTGAGTAGTCGAAATTTAAGTTGTATATATAAGTTATAGGGATTTAATGGTCGGTAAAGATTGACCAAGTTCGTCATTTGTTAATTACAATATGCAGGAGATCCTTCTTGGTTTATTGGTTCATTATGACTAACAAGAGGACCGCACAATAATTTGGTAAGAGGGAATTTGACTCATTATATAGCTGCTTGTTCATACGTACGTGTTTTTTTGGCTGAGATCAGAGGCTGACCACGCAAAGAACCTACTAAACTTTATTGGTTTcgaaagaaaattatagggaaacaaaagaaccaaaatctcttatataaaaattaaatagacgaaaaacaaaaaattaattatcgAAAAAGAAACTTCGATATATGTAATTAGTCGGTTTGATAAGATAAATGAACAGAGAAAAAAGTGAAGTCCCACTGTAATTACAGAATGGATATTGTTTCCCAACAACGGAACTTATTAGTATATCAACAACTTTAGGAATTAGTCTTAGGAGTGCAAGTTTGTTCGCATCCTAATATAGGATTGCATTATAACTTGAATCCTAATCGAAACTGCAGATCAATCTCAATAAGTCTGACGATGTTATGCATTACTCAATTAGCCAAACCATTCAAAATAAACTCATCACACATAACACAAGATCTGTTGACGTAGTAAAACCCTCCAAAGAAgtaaacaactgcgggcactatgccggtaaacaatccactatatgaataggaaagtacataaagatcttacacaactcatctactagaaccaatctagtggACAGCGGTGTCTTCTCGTCTTTGCTAGCTACTTTCAGATCAGCAAACTTGTTTtcctttgtcaatcttgagatggcacaactctgacctcggttgtcaatcacctcaaggcacaaatcatgcatgaaccACCAACACACATGAAacataaaaccagaaaactttttGACAGAAAAAGTTTTGGGATTTGATAGTCCTTcaagagctaaacaaggaacatCTCATGAAGAATTCTCAACACCAATTTTGGCTTAATACTTTCTGAAGATGAAAGATCAGAAAGCTCTTTATAAACGTAGTAGTGATATATTTTCTATTCTGGTGTTGCACCCTAACAACATGAAAAAACACGTATATATAAGATATGAATGAATTAGGGTCTCCTAGGGTTTCTGATACGGAAAGGCTTTTCAAAAGAGGTTTTTATCCATGGATTGAAATCAGACGTTTGAATGGAAAAGCCCATAAATcaatttaagaaagtttgaatgctttggaTAAAACCTACTAAAAATTCACATATCAGTACATTAGGATTGAAAATATTTTCTCATCCTACAATAGGATTTAAAGACAAGTTCAGTCCTAACCCCTTGACAAGCATGCACATGTATGCAAGACATACCTGATTGATGAGAGTTGTGCCTGAagcttgaagcattccattcttctaaggatccaagagtagaaagttattacatgaaaacatgactcttggttgttgtgcttaggaaatgccaatcaaTTAAACATTAATCTAACACCCACTAAACCAAACCACTAGAAGTTAGTGTTTGACTTCAAATAAAAGTAGGTAAAATCATTTTCCAAGTTTGACTTGAAATAAAAGCAGGTAGTTTTATTGTATTTTGTCCTCTTTTCTGCTGTAGTTTCTAGACTTTAAAAGAACATATATTGTCAACTAAAACCGAAAGTTTTGACAAAACATGAActtgaaaaattaaaagactCTGAAAATAACTGTATTATCAAAGATAATTATGATAGTTattaaacaatttaattaaacaagTTACCGAAAACAGCTCACTGGCACacttttatttcagtttttagtttGATGGTGCATTGCATATGAGGGAttgtaattttcttaataaaaagtTTTGCCCGACAATGTAGAACATGTGTGGTGAAAACTGGTATTATATATTGAACGActttatgtttttttattaattcGAGATCTGTTGAAGATTAAAACTTTCTAAACTACCAAGAGAGTTTATGCTTTTTTATCAATTTGAGTTCTGTTGATATTTGAAGATTAAAATAATATCTGAGAAAGACGGCacaaataatttttcttattaaaaAGAAGGGTCCGACTCACCAAATCTAGAGACCGAAGAAAATTTCCGGGGGGGTTGTGGTTTAGTGTTTTTCGGGTTAAAAGCTTAATATATATGACTTCATTCACTTGTTAATAGAAAACAAGGGAGACTGCATGTGCTATCAAAATATTTCCCCTGGCCAAGGCAAAGATATATTTAGAGGACGTTAGCACGCCATCCCATTATCTCAATGGTGTTGCCAGTTCCAATGAGCAGGGAGACAATGCACAAGTCTAGGGTTTGGATGTTGACTCTGCTGCACATTTAAGTCAAGCAAGCACCCAAGCAAAGGCCCGGAACACACCGAGGTATATGGGAAAGGTAGAACTGTACCTTGGAAGGGAAAGTCATATGCGCGGTGGCTTGCATGAGCTAGCGGTTTGAGACTTGAGAGAATAAGAATTTGAAGATATCTATCTAGAGAACTATTTGAAGGACGCCATCTTCTATTCAAGAGTACGATAGTGATGTCAAACACGGCGGGGATTACAGATGAAGCCTGAATATGAGAAACAGTGAAGAACAGAGTTCAAGTAGTGGTTATCGATTTTGGAGCTAGAACAGCTTTGGGTTCCAATTTTAGGCCCGAATTGTTGCTACTTTGTGTGTTCCTTTTGTGGGCCGTTAGTCCGTTAGTTAAACTTTGTATTCTCTCACTTTTGATAAGCTCTTtaatgagagtttctattgagacctctaaatttgctcacttgacctcactctattatgaattattaaatgacatatataacctactataaaatgactattaaggacaataattatacccaaaaaaatattatatttattttatgtagactttccaatttaataatattagattgtattctttattattttccttatctattttcattttccaatttcactacatactcattaaagcattcatatatatttaataagaattaaaaatatgattaagatcatgtgacataaaaatgtatgatatatatgttgaacgcatattgatgagggaaaacaaaataaaccctcttatgatttatgacctgaatctaagtcaatccattatatttgcaaaataaaaataaaatatttaaataattaatcatgtggtacaaaaaatacagaaaaaaaaaacactaaaaaacgaatgatttttttttttgagaataaaaacaaatgatttattcatttttttttctgcacagctaaaatagagaaaaaaatttaaaaaaaaacataatagttcatggcattttcttattgattagacattaatttttgcaactcaagtttgattaagaaatgtatatttagttaagatttataaagtgataaaatcattgaaatgactaaattttttattttaaagataataatttatttGCAAATTACATGAGTGAGGTTATTGGGGGaattttagtgaggtttagtgagtaaatttagtatttgaaaatttgataagaggtgtaaaaagcacagaggtcaagtgagtaactTTGGAGATTCCAATATAAAAACTCCCCTTTAATACATTATATTGTAATTCTGAGTTATTGCTCATTATGCTATGATTTGTTATAATTTAAAccacatttaaaaaaaaagggtttgttTGGTTATTTTTTTACGGTtcctatattattattttttgattttgtcaaggggaacctaAAGGCTTCATATATGTCCAAGATAAACCctttcggcgcatgtgaaatgttcCAACTATGCATTGCAGCACAATGCCTGACCACTTTGTCAGCTTCGGGGTTCAAACCTAGGTTAGGAAGCACACCCaattaggcaaga belongs to Rosa chinensis cultivar Old Blush chromosome 4, RchiOBHm-V2, whole genome shotgun sequence and includes:
- the LOC112198224 gene encoding RING-H2 finger protein ATL16, translated to MDLVRKGYLIHVSSSEAQALVPITSPGSSIFGTPIHHSDTSFPIIAIAIIGIIATAFLLVSYYIFVIKCCLNWHRVDLLRRFSLSRNRRDEDQLMVYSPGLETRGLDEAVIRSIPLLQFKKEGKNRGGFEQGSLFCECAVCLNEFQEDEKLRIIPNCSHVFHIDCIDVWLQNNANCPLCRTSISSNTTRFQFDQIVAPSSSPQNPTPGSLDGGDDDFVVIELSNENNPADQALMLGVQEKLNSGELSVRSISPSPRKLEQIRTFVPKKARKFHNKVTSMGDECIDIRGKDEQFSIQPIRRSFSMDSSNDRQLYLAVQEAVQQQSQVSEVSPIEGCSSSTSSRVRRSFFSFGHGRGSRSNNAILPVYLEP